One Phaseolus vulgaris cultivar G19833 chromosome 2, P. vulgaris v2.0, whole genome shotgun sequence DNA window includes the following coding sequences:
- the LOC137812375 gene encoding pentatricopeptide repeat-containing protein At4g02750-like codes for MLSGIVSVSLTNPTFARQRHFLFRLAKLFSSTRDVYHANLNITALSRAGKVDAARNLFDEMPTKDVVTWNSMLSAYSQNGLLQHSKKLFHSMPLRNVVSWNSIIAACVQNDDLDDAFRYFAAAPEKNPASYNVVISGLARCGRVGDAQRLFEEMPRPNVVSYTAMVDAYARVEGGIGRARALFEAMPRRNAVSWTVMINGLLENGLYEEAREVFVRMPQKNDVARTAMITGFCKEGKMEEARALFEEIRCRDRVSWNIIITGYAQNGRGEEALNLFSQMIRTGMRPDDLTFVSVFIACASLASLEEGRQVHVLVIKYGFDSYLSVSNNLITMHSKCGGIVDSELVFGQISHPDLISWNTIIAAFAQHGLYDKARSYFDQMVTVSVQPDGITFLSLLSACCRAGKVDESMNLFSLMVHNYGIPPRSEHYACLVDVMSRSGQLLRACKIIHEMPFKADSSIWGAVLAACSVHLNVKLGELAATRILNLDPNNSGAYVMLSNIYAASGKWKDVHRIRVLMKEQGVKKQSANSWLQIGNKVHYFVGGDPSHPNINDIHVALRRITLHMKVKSDYEEFFLSNSVSSEDI; via the exons ATGCTCAGTGGTATAGTCTCAGTTTCGCTGACAAACCCAACCTTTGCACGACAACGCCACTTTCTCTTTCGGCTTGCCAAGCTCTTCTCCTCCACTCGCGATGTCTACCACGCCAATCTCAACATCACCGCCCTCTCACGCGCTGGAAAAGTCGACGCCGCGCGCAACCTGTTCGACGAAATGCCCACGAAAGATGTCGTCACGTGGAACTCCATGCTCTCCGCCTACTCGCAAAACGGCCTTCTCCAACATTCCAAAAAACTATTTCACTCCATGCCGCTTCGAAACGTCGTTTCCTGGAACTCCATCATTGCCGCGTGCGTCCAAAACGATGACCTCGATGACGCGTTCCGCTACTTCGCCGCGGCGCCGGAGAAGAACCCCGCCTCGTACAACGTGGTGATCTCGGGTCTCGCGAGGTGCGGGCGCGTGGGGGACGCGCAGAGGCTCTTCGAAGAGATGCCGCGTCCGAACGTCGTGTCGTATACCGCCATGGTCGATGCCTACGCCAGAGTGGAGGGCGGGATTGGGCGCGCGAGGGCGCTGTTCGAAGCGATGCCTCGGAGGAACGCGGTGTCGTGGACTGTGATGATCAATGGTTTGCTGGAGAATGGGTTGTATGAGGAAGCGCGGGAAGTGTTTGTGAGAATGCCGCAGAAGAATGATGTGGCGAGAACCGCTATGATTACTGGGTTTTGTAAAGAAGGGAAGATGGAAGAGGCCAGAGCTTTGTTTGAAGAGATTCGATGCAGAGATCGCGTTTCTTGGAATATAATCATAACGG GTTATGCCCAAAATGGGAGAGGGGAAGAGGCACTGAATTTGTTTTCACAAATGATCAGGACTGGTATGCGACCAGATGACTTGACTTTTGTTTCAGTTTTCATTGCCTGTGCAAGTCTTGCATCACTTGAAGAAGGAAGACAGGTGCACGTTCTTGTAATTAAGTATGGCTTTGATTCCTATTTGTCGGTGAGTAATAATCTGATTACTATGCACAGCAAATGCGGTGGCATTGTTGATTCTGAGCTAGTTTTTGGACAAATTTCCCATCCAGACCTCATTTCATGGAACACTATCATTGCTGCCTTTGCACAACATGGTCTCTATGACAAAGCACGCTCCTACTTTGACCAGATGGTGACAGTCAGTGTTCAACCTGATGGCATAACTTTTCTGAGTTTACTATCTGCGTGTTGTCGTGCTGGGAAAGTCGATGAGAGCATGAATCTATTCAGTTTGATGGTTCATAATTATGGTATTCCACCAAGGTCTGAACACTATGCTTGCTTAGTTGATGTGATGAGTCGATCAGGTCAGTTGCTCAGAGCTTGCAAAATAATCCATGAGATGCCATTCAAGGCAGATTCCAGCATCTGGGGTGCTGTGCTAGCTGCCTGCAGTGTTCATTTAAATGTGAAATTGGGGGAACTGGCAGCTACAAGAATTTTGAATTTGGATCCTAATAATTCTGGTGCTTATGTTATGCTGTCTAATATATATGCTGCTTCTGGCAAGTGGAAGGATGTTCATAGAATCAGGGTTCTGATGAAAGAGCAAGGagttaagaaacaaagtgcTAATAGTTGGTTGCAGATTGGAAACAAAGTCCATTATTTCGTTGGAGGGGATCCATCACACcctaatattaatgatattcaTGTTGCTTTAAGGAGGATAACATTACATATGAAAGTAAAAAGTGACTACGAAGAATTTTTCTTGTCAAATTCTGTAAGTAGTGaagatatataa